One window of the Pyrus communis chromosome 17, drPyrComm1.1, whole genome shotgun sequence genome contains the following:
- the LOC137721694 gene encoding pentatricopeptide repeat-containing protein At1g62680, mitochondrial-like encodes MKRITTRPPSPGNLPSFRFTFLQNTSGGFHSDAVHANPTCTDGIKQSHLESESMIQTRCKSGKIRKDEALGYLNSMIQTRHLPSIWTFNCLLGALSKMKQYSTVVSTCKQLMGCAQFQPDVSTMAIFANCLCRLNWGDACFSVLAITVKYGLQPDAHFMASLLHGLCKNSSLAEAMAFFQEIETKGYACDESTYGTKTWEEGRFKPNQACYNPIIASLCKENRINEALALFRDMISKTVVPDIISYTTLIHGLGNMSQWDEVLSLFEKMTDQGVKPNEITYATMINGLCKARKTSKALEILIMMWKDGRLKPD; translated from the coding sequence ATGAAGAGGATAACCACAAGACCTCCATCTCCAGGTAATCTTCCTTCCTTCCGTTTTACATTTCTGCAGAATACAAGTGGTGGATTTCATTCCGACGCTGTTCATGCTAATCCTACTTGTACGGATGGAATTAAACAATCCCATTTGGAGTCGGAGAGTATGATTCAAACTCGATGCAAATCTGGAAAAATTAGGAAAGATGAAGCATTGGGTTACTTAAATTCCATGATTCAAACAAGACACTTGCCCTCTATTTGGACTTTCAATTGTTTGCTTGGGGCACTCTCCAAGATGAAACAATATTCTACTGTCGTTTCTACGTGCAAACAGTTGATGGGTTGCGCTCAGTTCCAACCTGATGTCAGTACAATGGCTATTTTTGCAAATTGCTTGTGCCGTCTGAATTGGGGGGACGCGTGTTTCTCTGTTCTAGCAATTACCGTTAAATATGGTCTTCAACCCGATGCTCATTTTATGGCTAGTTTGCTTCACGGGCTCTGCAAGAATAGTTCCCTGGCAGAGGCAATGGCGTTCTTCCAAGAAATAGAAACAAAAGGATACGCATGCGACGAGAGCACTTATGGTACCAAGACGTGGGAAGAAGGAAGGTTTAAGCCAAACCAAGCATGCTACAATCCAATCATCGCTAGCCTTTGTAAAGAAAACCGAATAAATGAGGCCTTGGCTCTATTTCGAGATATGATCAGCAAAACTGTTGTACCGGACATTATCAGTTATACCACTTTGATTCATGGGTTAGGCAACATGAGTCAGTGGGATGAAGTGCTCTCTCTGTTTGAAAAAATGACGGATCAAGGAGTCAAGCCTAATGAAATCACTTATGCTACTATGATAAATGGATTATGCAAAGCTCGGAAAACTTCTAAGGCACTCGAGATACTAATAATGATGTGGAAAGATGGAAGGTTGAAGCCCGACTAA
- the LOC137722248 gene encoding disease resistance protein RPV1-like isoform X1: MAEEATAAAAASSSFPPPPRFTNSWKYHVFLSFRGEDTRYNFTGHLFTALHRKGINTFMDDYLSRGEEISTALLKAIEASRISVIVFSKDYASSRWCLDELVKILDCKKSNQQMVVPVFYRVSPSDVRNQNGSYGGGLAYLECKYKDNVNKIHKWKTALSEAANLSGWTLLDKHEDESKFIHNIVEWISAQVISGTCLDVAEYPVGIESRAQEINNLLHVGRNDVRMVGLWGIGGIGKSTIAKAVYNLISHKFEGSCFLNKVRESSMTDKGLAKLQKTLLYEILGGDELKVANVDKGITLIKERLSSKRILLVLDDVNDMRQLRYLAGGSDGWFGIGSRIIITTRDKKLLTAHHHNISIYEVKELNYRESLELFSWNAFKSKGPLDGYVELAHHAIRCAQGLPLVLRVLGSHLYRESIDKWQAILDGLIKSREIQDVFKISYDALDEIVKEVFLDIACFFKGGSSNDVIEILEGCELIPKHSIDVLIQKALVNIDHGFIWMHDLVEEMGKEVVRQQSPNDPGERSRLWFHDDVYRVLTENTGTKNITGIKVQLLESENEIRLSATTFSNMKNLKIFINCNGRFVDWSKCSLKSLPLNFNPKNLVLLNMRNSQITGFGEGFKNLTKLTSINLSGCQYLTRISDFSGVPNLVKLDLQYCTNLTEVDPSVGSLNKLETLTLSACYNLTVFPPTISLKSLKTFYLIGCKKFEIFPEIVGKMERLNILELGGTAIKELPPSIKNLTGLKSLSLNGCENFANLPQSIYALPRLGHLSLSGCVKLVTLPPDLPTNSNISLDNFGPVAIPNLGTMLFDECNLSDIDTLANFGCSSKLKVIYLCNSNIERLPACISKFVWLEGLDLRGCKRLREISELPPKIIWIDVGDCILLEIFPTLSEMIRGDGDMRLIRWMIMYGCQRLCEKLALDVSMMASVLLHQAGKCKEAINIILPGSEVPNWFSCRKDVRVTDPGCSCEIFIEIPRTFKWKNTALVFCAAFKFMQNFSGLCFFYTKTEVNGVPIIDVDQDLALDPDLDLALDPDLDLIRDLAHVWLKYIPLSARIKSQVDEGGDQSKPYLCRVTLRRYGGEGLLLNGYGVHLGNFRMPEDGGEDDDDVGGEDGGEDDDDVGGEVGPRKQKRMLAIKS, encoded by the exons ATGGCTGAAgaagcaacagcagcagcagctgccTCATCTtcctttcctcctcctcctcgtttCACCAATTCATGGAAGTACCATGTATTCTTGAGTTTCAGAGGCGAGGACACGCGCTACAATTTCACAGGCCATTTGTTTACTGCTTTGCATCGAAAAGGAATTAACACCTTCATGGATGATTATCTTTCAAGAGGAGAAGAAATATCAACAGCGCTCCTCAAAGCGATTGAAGCGTCGAGGATTTCTGTCATTGTATTCTCCAAAGACTATGCTTCCTCAAGGTGGTGCTTGGACGAACTTGTTAAGATCCTTGACTGCAAGAAATCAAATCAACAAATGGTGGTACCGGTATTTTATAGGGTGAGTCCCTCGGATGTTCGAAATCAGAACGGTAGTTATGGTGGTGGACTTGCTTACCTTgagtgcaaatataaggataacGTTAACAAGATCCACAAATGGAAGACAGCTCTTTCAGAAGCAGCAAACTTGTCTGGGTGGACTCTCTTGGATAA GCATGAAGATGAATCGAAATTTATTCATAACATTGTTGAATGGATTTCAGCACAAGTAATAAGCGGTACATGTTTGGATGTGGCCGAATACCCAGTTGGAATAGAGTCTCGTGCACAAGAAATAAATAACCTCTTACATGTCGGGAGAAATGATGTCCGTATGGTAGGTTTATGGGGGATTGGTGGAATTGGTAAATCAACAATTGCCAAAGCTGTCTATAATTTAATTTCCCACAAATTCGAAGGCAGTTGCTTTCTCAACAAGGTTAGAGAAAGTTCAATGACGGATAAAGGATTGGCCAAATTACAAAAGACGCTTCTTTATGAGATTCTAGGGGGAGACGAGTTGAAGGTGGCCAATGTTGATAAAGGAATCACTTTAATTAAGGAAAGATTAAGCAGTAAAAGGATTCTCTTAGTTCTTGATGATGTGAACGACATGAGACAGTTACGTTACTTAGCTGGTGGATCAGATGGTTGGTTTGGCATTGGTAGTAGAATTATCATAACGACGAGGGATAAGAAACTGTTAACTGCTCATCATCATAATATTTCGATATACGAGGTGAAGGAATTGAACTATCGTGAATCTCTCGAGCTCTTCAGTTGGAATGCCTTCAAAAGCAAAGGACCTTTGGATGGTTATGTGGAACTTGCACACCATGCTATACGGTGTGCTCAAGGCCTTCCATTAGTTTTGAGAGTTTTAGGTTCACATCTGTACCGTGAAAGTATAGATAAGTGGCAAGCTATATTAGATGGTCTGATCAAAAGCCGAGAAATTCAAGACGTTTTCAAGATAAGTTATGATGCATTGGATGAAATAGTGAAGGAAGTTTTTCTTGACATTGCGTGCTTCTTTAAAGGGGGAAGCAGTAACGATGTGATCGAAATATTAGAAGGTTGTGAGCTAATCCCCAAGCATAGCATTGACGTACTCATACAGAAGGCCCTCGTAAATATAGATCATGGTTTTATATGGATGCACGATTTGGTAGAAGAAATGGGTAAAGAAGTAGTTCGCCAACAATCACCCAATGATCCTGGAGAGCGCAGCAGATTGTGGTTTCATGACGATGTTTATCGTGTTCTGACAGAAAATACA GGAACGAAAAACATTACAGGCATAAAGGTACAGCTGCTTGAATCGGAGAATGAgatacgcttaagtgctacaaCCTTCTCCAACAtgaaaaatcttaaaattttcataaactGTAATGGACGGTTTGTTGATTGGTCTAAATGTTCGTTGAAATCTTTGCCGCTCAATTTTAATCCGAAGAATCTTGTTCTACTCAACATGAGGAACAGCCAGATCACAGGATTCGGGGAGGGATTTAAG AACCTGACGAAGCTGACTTCTATAAATTTATCTGGCTGTCAATACTTAACAAGAATCTCCGACTTCTCCGGAGTTCCAAACTTAGTGAAGTTGGATCTACAATATTGCACAAATTTAACTGAGGTCGATCCATCAGTTGGATCTCTCAATAAACTTGAAACACTGACTCTTTCTGCCTGCTATAACCTTACAGTGTTTCCACCAACAATAAGCTTGAAATCTCTGAAAACTTTTTATCTTATCGGCTGCAAAAAGTTTGAGATATTCCCGGAAATTGTGGGCAAAATGGAACGCCTAAATATTTTGGAACTTGGTGGAACTGCTATAAAAGAATTGCCTCCATCAATTAAAAATCTCACCGGGCTTAAATCCTTATCGTTAAATGGATGTGAAAACTTTGCAAATCTGCCGCAAAGCATTTATGCGCTGCCCCGTCTTGGACATCTCAGTCTCAGTGGCTGCGTAAAGCTCGTTACGCTCCCTCCGGATCTTCCAACGAACTCAAACATTTCACTTGACAACTTTGGGCCAGTAGCAATTCCCAATCTAGGGACTATGCTTTTTGATGAATGCAACTTGTCGGACATTGATACCCTTGCAAATTTCGGTTGCTCATCTAAATTAAAAGTCATTTATCTATGTAATAGCAATATTGAGCGTCTTCCTGCATGCATTAGCAAATTTGTTTGGTTGGAGGGACTTGATTTGCGTGGTTGCAAGAGACTTCGAGAAATTTCAGAACTTCCACCAAAGATAATATGGATTGACGTTGGTGATTGCATATTACTGGAAATATTTCCAACGTTGTCAGAGATGATACGGGGAGATGGAGACAtgagactcattcgttggatgatCATGTATGGTTGCCAGAGGCTATGCGAAAAGTTGGCTTTGGACGTCTCCATGATGGCAAGCGTATTACTGCATCAG GCGGGGAAGTGCAAAGAAGCGATAAATATTATACTTCCAGGCAGTGAAGTTCCAAATTGGTTCAGTTGCCGTAAGGACGTACGTGTGACTGATCCTGGTTGTTCATgtgaaatttttattgaaatccCTCGGACTTTCAAATGGAAAAACACAGCACTTGTTTTCTGTGCTGCTTTcaaattcatgcaaaattttTCTGgactatgttttttttatacaaagacTGAAGTCAATGGAGTACCTATAATTGACGTGGACCAGGATCTGGCATTGGACCCGGACCTGGACCTGGCATTGGACCCGGACCTGGACCTGATCCGGGACCTGGCTCATGTGTGGCTAAAATATATTCCATTATCAGCTCGCATAAAGTCGCAGGTGGATGAGGGTGGTGACCAATCAAAGCCGTATCTGTGTCGAGTTACACTTCGCCGCTACGGCGGAGAAGGGTTGCTCTTAAATGGCTACGGTGTCCACTTGGGAAATTTCAGGATGCCCGAGGATGGTGGTGAAGATGACGACGATGTAGGAGGCGAGGATGGTGGTGAAGATGACGACGATGTAGGAGGCGAAGTTGGACCAAGAAAACAGAAAAGGATGTTGGCGATCAAGAGTTGA
- the LOC137722248 gene encoding disease resistance protein RPV1-like isoform X2, whose protein sequence is MAEEATAAAAASSSFPPPPRFTNSWKYHVFLSFRGEDTRYNFTGHLFTALHRKGINTFMDDYLSRGEEISTALLKAIEASRISVIVFSKDYASSRWCLDELVKILDCKKSNQQMVVPVFYRVSPSDVRNQNGSYGGGLAYLECKYKDNVNKIHKWKTALSEAANLSGWTLLDKHEDESKFIHNIVEWISAQVISGTCLDVAEYPVGIESRAQEINNLLHVGRNDVRMVGLWGIGGIGKSTIAKAVYNLISHKFEGSCFLNKVRESSMTDKGLAKLQKTLLYEILGGDELKVANVDKGITLIKERLSSKRILLVLDDVNDMRQLRYLAGGSDGWFGIGSRIIITTRDKKLLTAHHHNISIYEVKELNYRESLELFSWNAFKSKGPLDGYVELAHHAIRCAQGLPLVLRVLGSHLYRESIDKWQAILDGLIKSREIQDVFKISYDALDEIVKEVFLDIACFFKGGSSNDVIEILEGCELIPKHSIDVLIQKALVNIDHGFIWMHDLVEEMGKEVVRQQSPNDPGERSRLWFHDDVYRVLTENTGTKNITGIKVQLLESENEIRLSATTFSNMKNLKIFINCNGRFVDWSKCSLKSLPLNFNPKNLVLLNMRNSQITGFGEGFKNLTKLTSINLSGCQYLTRISDFSGVPNLVKLDLQYCTNLTEVDPSVGSLNKLETLTLSACYNLTVFPPTISLKSLKTFYLIGCKKFEIFPEIVGKMERLNILELGGTAIKELPPSIKNLTGLKSLSLNGCENFANLPQSIYALPRLGHLSLSGCVKLVTLPPDLPTNSNISLDNFGPVAIPNLGTMLFDECNLSDIDTLANFGCSSKLKVIYLCNSNIERLPACISKFVWLEGLDLRGCKRLREISELPPKIIWIDVGDCILLEIFPTLSEMIRGDGDMRLIRWMIMYGCQRLCEKLALDVSMMASVLLHQAGKCKEAINIILPGSEVPNWFSCRKDVRVTDPGCSCEIFIEIPRTFKWKNTALVFCAAFKFMQNFSGLCFFYTKTEVNGVPIIDVDQDLALDPDLDLALDPDLDLIRDLAHVWLKYIPLSARIKSQVDEGGDQSKPYLCRVTLRRYGGEGLLLNGYGVHLGNFRMPEDGGEDDDDVGGEVGPRKQKRMLAIKS, encoded by the exons ATGGCTGAAgaagcaacagcagcagcagctgccTCATCTtcctttcctcctcctcctcgtttCACCAATTCATGGAAGTACCATGTATTCTTGAGTTTCAGAGGCGAGGACACGCGCTACAATTTCACAGGCCATTTGTTTACTGCTTTGCATCGAAAAGGAATTAACACCTTCATGGATGATTATCTTTCAAGAGGAGAAGAAATATCAACAGCGCTCCTCAAAGCGATTGAAGCGTCGAGGATTTCTGTCATTGTATTCTCCAAAGACTATGCTTCCTCAAGGTGGTGCTTGGACGAACTTGTTAAGATCCTTGACTGCAAGAAATCAAATCAACAAATGGTGGTACCGGTATTTTATAGGGTGAGTCCCTCGGATGTTCGAAATCAGAACGGTAGTTATGGTGGTGGACTTGCTTACCTTgagtgcaaatataaggataacGTTAACAAGATCCACAAATGGAAGACAGCTCTTTCAGAAGCAGCAAACTTGTCTGGGTGGACTCTCTTGGATAA GCATGAAGATGAATCGAAATTTATTCATAACATTGTTGAATGGATTTCAGCACAAGTAATAAGCGGTACATGTTTGGATGTGGCCGAATACCCAGTTGGAATAGAGTCTCGTGCACAAGAAATAAATAACCTCTTACATGTCGGGAGAAATGATGTCCGTATGGTAGGTTTATGGGGGATTGGTGGAATTGGTAAATCAACAATTGCCAAAGCTGTCTATAATTTAATTTCCCACAAATTCGAAGGCAGTTGCTTTCTCAACAAGGTTAGAGAAAGTTCAATGACGGATAAAGGATTGGCCAAATTACAAAAGACGCTTCTTTATGAGATTCTAGGGGGAGACGAGTTGAAGGTGGCCAATGTTGATAAAGGAATCACTTTAATTAAGGAAAGATTAAGCAGTAAAAGGATTCTCTTAGTTCTTGATGATGTGAACGACATGAGACAGTTACGTTACTTAGCTGGTGGATCAGATGGTTGGTTTGGCATTGGTAGTAGAATTATCATAACGACGAGGGATAAGAAACTGTTAACTGCTCATCATCATAATATTTCGATATACGAGGTGAAGGAATTGAACTATCGTGAATCTCTCGAGCTCTTCAGTTGGAATGCCTTCAAAAGCAAAGGACCTTTGGATGGTTATGTGGAACTTGCACACCATGCTATACGGTGTGCTCAAGGCCTTCCATTAGTTTTGAGAGTTTTAGGTTCACATCTGTACCGTGAAAGTATAGATAAGTGGCAAGCTATATTAGATGGTCTGATCAAAAGCCGAGAAATTCAAGACGTTTTCAAGATAAGTTATGATGCATTGGATGAAATAGTGAAGGAAGTTTTTCTTGACATTGCGTGCTTCTTTAAAGGGGGAAGCAGTAACGATGTGATCGAAATATTAGAAGGTTGTGAGCTAATCCCCAAGCATAGCATTGACGTACTCATACAGAAGGCCCTCGTAAATATAGATCATGGTTTTATATGGATGCACGATTTGGTAGAAGAAATGGGTAAAGAAGTAGTTCGCCAACAATCACCCAATGATCCTGGAGAGCGCAGCAGATTGTGGTTTCATGACGATGTTTATCGTGTTCTGACAGAAAATACA GGAACGAAAAACATTACAGGCATAAAGGTACAGCTGCTTGAATCGGAGAATGAgatacgcttaagtgctacaaCCTTCTCCAACAtgaaaaatcttaaaattttcataaactGTAATGGACGGTTTGTTGATTGGTCTAAATGTTCGTTGAAATCTTTGCCGCTCAATTTTAATCCGAAGAATCTTGTTCTACTCAACATGAGGAACAGCCAGATCACAGGATTCGGGGAGGGATTTAAG AACCTGACGAAGCTGACTTCTATAAATTTATCTGGCTGTCAATACTTAACAAGAATCTCCGACTTCTCCGGAGTTCCAAACTTAGTGAAGTTGGATCTACAATATTGCACAAATTTAACTGAGGTCGATCCATCAGTTGGATCTCTCAATAAACTTGAAACACTGACTCTTTCTGCCTGCTATAACCTTACAGTGTTTCCACCAACAATAAGCTTGAAATCTCTGAAAACTTTTTATCTTATCGGCTGCAAAAAGTTTGAGATATTCCCGGAAATTGTGGGCAAAATGGAACGCCTAAATATTTTGGAACTTGGTGGAACTGCTATAAAAGAATTGCCTCCATCAATTAAAAATCTCACCGGGCTTAAATCCTTATCGTTAAATGGATGTGAAAACTTTGCAAATCTGCCGCAAAGCATTTATGCGCTGCCCCGTCTTGGACATCTCAGTCTCAGTGGCTGCGTAAAGCTCGTTACGCTCCCTCCGGATCTTCCAACGAACTCAAACATTTCACTTGACAACTTTGGGCCAGTAGCAATTCCCAATCTAGGGACTATGCTTTTTGATGAATGCAACTTGTCGGACATTGATACCCTTGCAAATTTCGGTTGCTCATCTAAATTAAAAGTCATTTATCTATGTAATAGCAATATTGAGCGTCTTCCTGCATGCATTAGCAAATTTGTTTGGTTGGAGGGACTTGATTTGCGTGGTTGCAAGAGACTTCGAGAAATTTCAGAACTTCCACCAAAGATAATATGGATTGACGTTGGTGATTGCATATTACTGGAAATATTTCCAACGTTGTCAGAGATGATACGGGGAGATGGAGACAtgagactcattcgttggatgatCATGTATGGTTGCCAGAGGCTATGCGAAAAGTTGGCTTTGGACGTCTCCATGATGGCAAGCGTATTACTGCATCAG GCGGGGAAGTGCAAAGAAGCGATAAATATTATACTTCCAGGCAGTGAAGTTCCAAATTGGTTCAGTTGCCGTAAGGACGTACGTGTGACTGATCCTGGTTGTTCATgtgaaatttttattgaaatccCTCGGACTTTCAAATGGAAAAACACAGCACTTGTTTTCTGTGCTGCTTTcaaattcatgcaaaattttTCTGgactatgttttttttatacaaagacTGAAGTCAATGGAGTACCTATAATTGACGTGGACCAGGATCTGGCATTGGACCCGGACCTGGACCTGGCATTGGACCCGGACCTGGACCTGATCCGGGACCTGGCTCATGTGTGGCTAAAATATATTCCATTATCAGCTCGCATAAAGTCGCAGGTGGATGAGGGTGGTGACCAATCAAAGCCGTATCTGTGTCGAGTTACACTTCGCCGCTACGGCGGAGAAGGGTTGCTCTTAAATGGCTACGGTGTCCACTTGGGAAATTTCAGGATGCCCGAGGATGGTGGTGAAGATGACGACGATGTAGGAG GCGAAGTTGGACCAAGAAAACAGAAAAGGATGTTGGCGATCAAGAGTTGA
- the LOC137722248 gene encoding disease resistance protein RPV1-like isoform X3 — MAEEATAAAAASSSFPPPPRFTNSWKYHVFLSFRGEDTRYNFTGHLFTALHRKGINTFMDDYLSRGEEISTALLKAIEASRISVIVFSKDYASSRWCLDELVKILDCKKSNQQMVVPVFYRVSPSDVRNQNGSYGGGLAYLECKYKDNVNKIHKWKTALSEAANLSGWTLLDKHEDESKFIHNIVEWISAQVISGTCLDVAEYPVGIESRAQEINNLLHVGRNDVRMVGLWGIGGIGKSTIAKAVYNLISHKFEGSCFLNKVRESSMTDKGLAKLQKTLLYEILGGDELKVANVDKGITLIKERLSSKRILLVLDDVNDMRQLRYLAGGSDGWFGIGSRIIITTRDKKLLTAHHHNISIYEVKELNYRESLELFSWNAFKSKGPLDGYVELAHHAIRCAQGLPLVLRVLGSHLYRESIDKWQAILDGLIKSREIQDVFKISYDALDEIVKEVFLDIACFFKGGSSNDVIEILEGCELIPKHSIDVLIQKALVNIDHGFIWMHDLVEEMGKEVVRQQSPNDPGERSRLWFHDDVYRVLTENTGTKNITGIKVQLLESENEIRLSATTFSNMKNLKIFINCNGRFVDWSKCSLKSLPLNFNPKNLVLLNMRNSQITGFGEGFKNLTKLTSINLSGCQYLTRISDFSGVPNLVKLDLQYCTNLTEVDPSVGSLNKLETLTLSACYNLTVFPPTISLKSLKTFYLIGCKKFEIFPEIVGKMERLNILELGGTAIKELPPSIKNLTGLKSLSLNGCENFANLPQSIYALPRLGHLSLSGCVKLVTLPPDLPTNSNISLDNFGPVAIPNLGTMLFDECNLSDIDTLANFGCSSKLKVIYLCNSNIERLPACISKFVWLEGLDLRGCKRLREISELPPKIIWIDVGDCILLEIFPTLSEMIRGDGDMRLIRWMIMYGCQRLCEKLALDVSMMASVLLHQAGKCKEAINIILPGSEVPNWFSCRKDRLKSMEYL, encoded by the exons ATGGCTGAAgaagcaacagcagcagcagctgccTCATCTtcctttcctcctcctcctcgtttCACCAATTCATGGAAGTACCATGTATTCTTGAGTTTCAGAGGCGAGGACACGCGCTACAATTTCACAGGCCATTTGTTTACTGCTTTGCATCGAAAAGGAATTAACACCTTCATGGATGATTATCTTTCAAGAGGAGAAGAAATATCAACAGCGCTCCTCAAAGCGATTGAAGCGTCGAGGATTTCTGTCATTGTATTCTCCAAAGACTATGCTTCCTCAAGGTGGTGCTTGGACGAACTTGTTAAGATCCTTGACTGCAAGAAATCAAATCAACAAATGGTGGTACCGGTATTTTATAGGGTGAGTCCCTCGGATGTTCGAAATCAGAACGGTAGTTATGGTGGTGGACTTGCTTACCTTgagtgcaaatataaggataacGTTAACAAGATCCACAAATGGAAGACAGCTCTTTCAGAAGCAGCAAACTTGTCTGGGTGGACTCTCTTGGATAA GCATGAAGATGAATCGAAATTTATTCATAACATTGTTGAATGGATTTCAGCACAAGTAATAAGCGGTACATGTTTGGATGTGGCCGAATACCCAGTTGGAATAGAGTCTCGTGCACAAGAAATAAATAACCTCTTACATGTCGGGAGAAATGATGTCCGTATGGTAGGTTTATGGGGGATTGGTGGAATTGGTAAATCAACAATTGCCAAAGCTGTCTATAATTTAATTTCCCACAAATTCGAAGGCAGTTGCTTTCTCAACAAGGTTAGAGAAAGTTCAATGACGGATAAAGGATTGGCCAAATTACAAAAGACGCTTCTTTATGAGATTCTAGGGGGAGACGAGTTGAAGGTGGCCAATGTTGATAAAGGAATCACTTTAATTAAGGAAAGATTAAGCAGTAAAAGGATTCTCTTAGTTCTTGATGATGTGAACGACATGAGACAGTTACGTTACTTAGCTGGTGGATCAGATGGTTGGTTTGGCATTGGTAGTAGAATTATCATAACGACGAGGGATAAGAAACTGTTAACTGCTCATCATCATAATATTTCGATATACGAGGTGAAGGAATTGAACTATCGTGAATCTCTCGAGCTCTTCAGTTGGAATGCCTTCAAAAGCAAAGGACCTTTGGATGGTTATGTGGAACTTGCACACCATGCTATACGGTGTGCTCAAGGCCTTCCATTAGTTTTGAGAGTTTTAGGTTCACATCTGTACCGTGAAAGTATAGATAAGTGGCAAGCTATATTAGATGGTCTGATCAAAAGCCGAGAAATTCAAGACGTTTTCAAGATAAGTTATGATGCATTGGATGAAATAGTGAAGGAAGTTTTTCTTGACATTGCGTGCTTCTTTAAAGGGGGAAGCAGTAACGATGTGATCGAAATATTAGAAGGTTGTGAGCTAATCCCCAAGCATAGCATTGACGTACTCATACAGAAGGCCCTCGTAAATATAGATCATGGTTTTATATGGATGCACGATTTGGTAGAAGAAATGGGTAAAGAAGTAGTTCGCCAACAATCACCCAATGATCCTGGAGAGCGCAGCAGATTGTGGTTTCATGACGATGTTTATCGTGTTCTGACAGAAAATACA GGAACGAAAAACATTACAGGCATAAAGGTACAGCTGCTTGAATCGGAGAATGAgatacgcttaagtgctacaaCCTTCTCCAACAtgaaaaatcttaaaattttcataaactGTAATGGACGGTTTGTTGATTGGTCTAAATGTTCGTTGAAATCTTTGCCGCTCAATTTTAATCCGAAGAATCTTGTTCTACTCAACATGAGGAACAGCCAGATCACAGGATTCGGGGAGGGATTTAAG AACCTGACGAAGCTGACTTCTATAAATTTATCTGGCTGTCAATACTTAACAAGAATCTCCGACTTCTCCGGAGTTCCAAACTTAGTGAAGTTGGATCTACAATATTGCACAAATTTAACTGAGGTCGATCCATCAGTTGGATCTCTCAATAAACTTGAAACACTGACTCTTTCTGCCTGCTATAACCTTACAGTGTTTCCACCAACAATAAGCTTGAAATCTCTGAAAACTTTTTATCTTATCGGCTGCAAAAAGTTTGAGATATTCCCGGAAATTGTGGGCAAAATGGAACGCCTAAATATTTTGGAACTTGGTGGAACTGCTATAAAAGAATTGCCTCCATCAATTAAAAATCTCACCGGGCTTAAATCCTTATCGTTAAATGGATGTGAAAACTTTGCAAATCTGCCGCAAAGCATTTATGCGCTGCCCCGTCTTGGACATCTCAGTCTCAGTGGCTGCGTAAAGCTCGTTACGCTCCCTCCGGATCTTCCAACGAACTCAAACATTTCACTTGACAACTTTGGGCCAGTAGCAATTCCCAATCTAGGGACTATGCTTTTTGATGAATGCAACTTGTCGGACATTGATACCCTTGCAAATTTCGGTTGCTCATCTAAATTAAAAGTCATTTATCTATGTAATAGCAATATTGAGCGTCTTCCTGCATGCATTAGCAAATTTGTTTGGTTGGAGGGACTTGATTTGCGTGGTTGCAAGAGACTTCGAGAAATTTCAGAACTTCCACCAAAGATAATATGGATTGACGTTGGTGATTGCATATTACTGGAAATATTTCCAACGTTGTCAGAGATGATACGGGGAGATGGAGACAtgagactcattcgttggatgatCATGTATGGTTGCCAGAGGCTATGCGAAAAGTTGGCTTTGGACGTCTCCATGATGGCAAGCGTATTACTGCATCAG GCGGGGAAGTGCAAAGAAGCGATAAATATTATACTTCCAGGCAGTGAAGTTCCAAATTGGTTCAGTTGCCGTAAGGAC agacTGAAGTCAATGGAGTACCTATAA